The segment GGGGGATTCTGTTGATTTTCGTCGTCGCTACGGTGATGACGGTCGACGACTGGTCGCGTGATTTGTCGACCAACGTGGCCGAGACGAAGCAGAAAGCGACCGACCCGCTGCTGCGGCCGATTGATCGACAGGCGACGCTTGACTGCGCGAAGCAGGTTGTCGAGCGGAAAATCGGCGAGATTCCGCGGTGGACGCTCGGCAGTATCGACGGGGGCGAAGAGGTGGTGATCCACGCCACCCGCAAGACGCCGCTCTGGGGATTTATCGACGACATCCGCGTCACGATCACACCGGCCGAGTGGGGAGTATCGATTGCGGTCTACAGCAAATCGCGGGTCGGCAAAGGAGACCTGGGGCAGAACCCGCGGAATATCAAGGAACTGACCAGTCGACTGCAGGAAATCGACGAGCAGGCGTGGATTTGTGAGGAGTAGCGGTCGATCGTAGCCCGAGGCGCAAGCCGAGGGAATGCGTTACCCATCCTGCACACGACAGTTCGCGTCACGACTCTTCAGGCCCAACGGGCCGAACTAATCTAGCCCAGGGCGCAGCCCTGGGTGTCGTGCGCAAACAAAAACGTTGACGTTTGAGTTGGCGATTTTCGCGCCATGTCAAACGTCAACGTTGCGTTGGTTCATTCAACCCAGGGCTGCGCCCTGGGCTACGTTAGAACGGCCCTTTGGGCCTAAGAGCTTTTCGCGGTGAAGAAGCGAAGGTGGGTTACGCAAGCGAGGCACGTGGAAAACGCCGGACGAGTTGACTCGCGCTTGCTTAACCCACCTTGCATGGCTTGCGCTTACGGAATTTCTTTCGGCAGCGGACGCAGTTCCATCTTGCGGACGAACAGTTCGGCGCCTTCGGTTTGCAGCAGCAGTTTGCCGTGATTCGGGAAGACTTTGTCGGCGCGATTGACGACGACGCCGTTGACGCGATAGACGAGCGAATCTCCTTTGCAGAAGCATTCGACGGTGGTCCATTCCTGGCCGGGGCTTTCGACGTCTTCTTTGCCGCGGAAGTCGACGACGTCTTTCCAATCAGGATCGCGGCCGTACCAGTTGATGCGTCCCTTTTCAAAGAAGGTCGGCGTTCCTTTCGGCGACCAGACCGCTTCGCCGTCGCGATCGCGGACGATCGTGCAGGTCGCTTCCGCCTTCATCAGGTTGCCGTCGGCGTCTTTGCCGGCGAGGACCAGGATGTCGCCGACGCCTCCTTCGATGATTTGGCATTCGAGCGAAGTCATCCAGGGGCCAGGCTTCTCCGGCGTGCCGCCGAAGCCGCCGTCGGGGCCTTGGCAGTGAAGGAGGACGCCGCTGTCGCGAGCGCGATCTTTGCGGCTCAGCAGCGTTTCGGTTCCCCAGCGATATTCGAGCACCAGGTAGTAGTCGGCGTATTCTTTATGGGTGATCAGCCCACCGAAGCCATCGCCGGAGATGTGCAGGATGCCATCTTTCCCCATGGTGAAGACGTGACGCGGATCTTCGTGACCCCCGTCGGTCAGCCAGCTGTAAAAGTGGGTCTTCAGATCGCCGTCGCCGATCAGCGAGATCGTCTTGGTCGGCACGATTGGTTCGGCGGCCGAAAGGAAAGAAGTTGGCAGGGCGAGGAGCAATGCAAACGCGCAGCAGCGGAGAGCGGACATACCGGGCGAGACCTAATATTGGGAGGGAAGTTGCGGTGGGATATTACAAGATATCACGAGATATTATCTGTGATTCCCAGTTTGGCAGGTCGCCGAGGCGGTTTCTTGTCGTGTGTAGACCGGTATTGGGCGTTTATTGATCCTGGTGCCATGCTCTTACCGCGTCTTCGCGGGATAAGCATGTCTTCAATGCGTTTGGGTAGGGCGAAGCCATGCTTATCCCGCGAAGACGCGGCAAAAGCATGGCACCAATAGAGTTAGTCGGCCGCAGCGGTCTTCGTCGGCGTCGTCGGTTCGATTTCCTGGATCGTGAAATCGTAGGTGAACTTGTCGTAGTACAAGTTCACATCCCCCACTTCGTATTCGCCCCGCTGGAAGTCGATCGTATCGGACGGAGGCGCCAGTTTGGCCGGGGTGAGCGCTTGCGAGTGGTCGCAGTTGGCGGCCATGCGGTACGGCTCGAGCCCGCCGAAGTAGAAGTCGGCCACTTCCTGCCGTTCGCTGTCGGTCAGGTGGGTCATCTCTTGGTAGGCCGAAACGGCGCGGCAGACGTCGACCGGAACCCAGCCGTACGGCGCCAGGTAGATCTCGGACCAGTCATGAATGTTCAAGCGATTGGGGAAAAGGTTCCAGCCTGACTGCCAGCGAGCCGGAATGCCGTTGGCGCGGCAGAGGGCGATGAAGAGCATTCCTTCCTGCCCGCAGTCCCCATATTTGTGCTCGCGGCAATAATCGCTGAGATTGCGAATGGTGGAGTACTCAATCGCCAGGCTGTACTGGATGTTGTGCCCGATCCAGTCGTAGATCTTCCGGGCGGCGATCGCCGGGTTCTTTTCGTCGCCGACGATCTGCTGCGAAAGGGCGAGCAGCTCCGGCGTGAAATCGGTGTGGGGACCTTCCTGGGCGAAACGGGCGATCTCTTTGTTAGTGCGATTCAGCGGCGTGACGAGAGCGGGGTCGATCTCAAAGCGAATCGCGTCATGCTCGAAGGTAAAGTGCAGGTCGAACTTGGTCGGCTCGCCCGCTTGGGCGGTTTGCTCGAAGTAGGCGGATCGCATCGGACTGTCGCCGGGGGCAATTTCGAGCGGCGTCGGCGAACTGCCGATCAGGCGGAAGTCGCGCTGAAACGGAAACTCACGCGGAATCGGCAGCCAGGCTTTGATGAGGTCGCCGTCGGCCACGGCGTCGGCATGGACCGTGCCGGTGAAGCGAACGTCGAACTTTTTGGTCAGCACATAAGGACGCTGCTCCGCTTTGGCGGCGGCGCAGATCTGACGGCAGAGTTCGAGTTGAAAACGCTGGACCTCGGCCTCGTCGGCGGGACGAGTTCGGCGGTCATTGAGTTCTGGATGGCGGTAGAAAAGATTGCGGACGCTCCGCGCCATGAAGTAACGCGTGCCGTCGATCTTCCGTGAGTCGAAACGTCCCTGGTCGAGCCACTGGGCGAACTCTTCCGGCGTCGCCTCTTTGACTCCTTCCAGGACCTTCGCTTCCAGTTGGTCGCGAGTGAGGGTGTAGTCGCGGCGAATGCGATCAAGTCGGTCTCGTTCGTAGACGAGCGTGTAGCGCGTTTCGGGAGCGAGATCAGGCTGGGCAAGGGCCGCGTCGAGGATCTGCTCCGCCTTGCGAAACTCGCCGGTCAGCTCCAAGCGTTGCGCTTGTGAGAGGGGCGAGTCGTTAGCGACGCAAACTTGCACGGCGAAAGGAACCAACAAGAGACCAAAGACGATCCGCGGC is part of the Blastopirellula sediminis genome and harbors:
- a CDS encoding DUF1499 domain-containing protein is translated as MIWIALGVVGGILLIFVVATVMTVDDWSRDLSTNVAETKQKATDPLLRPIDRQATLDCAKQVVERKIGEIPRWTLGSIDGGEEVVIHATRKTPLWGFIDDIRVTITPAEWGVSIAVYSKSRVGKGDLGQNPRNIKELTSRLQEIDEQAWICEE
- a CDS encoding 3-keto-disaccharide hydrolase yields the protein MSALRCCAFALLLALPTSFLSAAEPIVPTKTISLIGDGDLKTHFYSWLTDGGHEDPRHVFTMGKDGILHISGDGFGGLITHKEYADYYLVLEYRWGTETLLSRKDRARDSGVLLHCQGPDGGFGGTPEKPGPWMTSLECQIIEGGVGDILVLAGKDADGNLMKAEATCTIVRDRDGEAVWSPKGTPTFFEKGRINWYGRDPDWKDVVDFRGKEDVESPGQEWTTVECFCKGDSLVYRVNGVVVNRADKVFPNHGKLLLQTEGAELFVRKMELRPLPKEIP
- a CDS encoding transglutaminase-like domain-containing protein; the protein is MVSALPRIVFGLLLVPFAVQVCVANDSPLSQAQRLELTGEFRKAEQILDAALAQPDLAPETRYTLVYERDRLDRIRRDYTLTRDQLEAKVLEGVKEATPEEFAQWLDQGRFDSRKIDGTRYFMARSVRNLFYRHPELNDRRTRPADEAEVQRFQLELCRQICAAAKAEQRPYVLTKKFDVRFTGTVHADAVADGDLIKAWLPIPREFPFQRDFRLIGSSPTPLEIAPGDSPMRSAYFEQTAQAGEPTKFDLHFTFEHDAIRFEIDPALVTPLNRTNKEIARFAQEGPHTDFTPELLALSQQIVGDEKNPAIAARKIYDWIGHNIQYSLAIEYSTIRNLSDYCREHKYGDCGQEGMLFIALCRANGIPARWQSGWNLFPNRLNIHDWSEIYLAPYGWVPVDVCRAVSAYQEMTHLTDSERQEVADFYFGGLEPYRMAANCDHSQALTPAKLAPPSDTIDFQRGEYEVGDVNLYYDKFTYDFTIQEIEPTTPTKTAAAD